In one Streptomyces sp. NBC_01288 genomic region, the following are encoded:
- a CDS encoding vWA domain-containing protein — protein sequence MHSEYPPTMPAEYADIEFENNAQRLPLVLCLDTSSSMAGAPIQSLNDALAEWTRELHDDVALSYSVEVAVITFGGRGVGAWRGPQLLDPRAPLNPFVPAHAFQAPRFTASGVTLMTEALELAMHVVAARKAELRASGLQYYRPQICLVTDGLPTDTTGHMTDSWHRLLPVLADEQQARRFRLYAIGVGGITDRGEQVLQAFAPKFNARIQGFPFRELLQMMSASANAEQKGAGDEVFEKIFSQFKTQRPAWES from the coding sequence ATGCACAGCGAATATCCGCCCACGATGCCGGCGGAGTACGCCGACATCGAGTTCGAGAACAACGCGCAGCGGCTGCCGCTCGTGCTGTGCCTCGACACGTCAAGTTCCATGGCGGGCGCGCCGATTCAGTCGCTGAACGACGCGCTCGCCGAGTGGACCCGCGAACTCCACGACGACGTCGCCCTCAGCTACAGCGTCGAGGTCGCCGTCATCACCTTCGGCGGCCGGGGTGTGGGTGCCTGGCGCGGACCCCAACTGCTGGACCCACGCGCCCCGTTGAACCCCTTCGTGCCCGCGCATGCCTTCCAGGCACCCCGGTTCACCGCGTCCGGGGTCACCCTGATGACGGAGGCGCTGGAGCTGGCCATGCATGTCGTCGCGGCCCGCAAGGCGGAGCTGCGCGCCTCCGGACTCCAGTACTACCGCCCGCAGATCTGCCTGGTCACCGACGGCCTCCCCACCGACACCACCGGCCATATGACCGACTCCTGGCACCGGCTGCTGCCCGTCCTCGCCGACGAGCAACAGGCTCGCCGCTTCCGGCTCTACGCGATCGGCGTCGGCGGCATCACGGACCGCGGCGAGCAGGTGCTCCAGGCGTTCGCGCCGAAGTTCAACGCGCGCATCCAGGGCTTCCCGTTCCGCGAGCTGCTCCAGATGATGTCGGCCAGCGCGAACGCCGAGCAGAAGGGCGCGGGCGACGAGGTCTTCG